From the Lathyrus oleraceus cultivar Zhongwan6 chromosome 3, CAAS_Psat_ZW6_1.0, whole genome shotgun sequence genome, the window agttctcggtattctccttcatggatggcttttctggctataaccaaattaagatggcaccagaagacatggagaagacaactttcataaccccatggggcaccttctgctacaaggtgatgccgtttggtctgaaaaatgccggagcaacatataaccgagctatggtgactctgttccatgatatgattcatcatgaaatcgaggtttatgtggacgatatgattgccaaatctcagacagaagaagaacatttggtgaatctgcagaaattgtttgaacggttaaggaaattcaaactgagacttaatccgaacaagtgcactttcggggtgagatcggcaaaattgctgggttttattgttagcggaaaagggattaaggtggatcctgacaaagtaaaagcgatacaggaaatgcctgagccaagaacagagaagcaagtccgtagtttcttagggaggttgaactacattgcaaggttcatctctcacctaacaaccacgtgtgagccaattttcaaattgctgaggaaagatcaggctatcaggtggaatgaagattgtcaaagggctttcgagaagataaaagagtatctacagaaacctccaatccttatacctccagttcctgggagacctctgataatgtacctgtcagtgactgagaactcgatggggtgtgtattgggacagcatgacgagtctggtcgaaaagagcatgccatatactaccttagcaaaaagtttaccgactgtgaaatcaaatattcgcagcttgagaaaacttgctgtgctttggcctgggctgctcgccgactgaggcagtatatgttgaaccatactaccttgttaatttctaagatggatccagtgaaatacatattcgagaagccagctctcaccggaagggttgctcgttggcaaatggtactgacagagtacgatatccagtatacatcctagaaagccatcaaagggagtattctgtcagactatcttgctcagcagccgattgatgattatgagccgataaagtttgattttccggatgaagacatcatgttcctcaagatgaaagactgtgaagagccagttgttgaggagggacctgatccgaacgaaaagtggactttgttgtttgatggggctgtcaatgctagaggaagtggaattggcgctgtcattactactccgaaaggggcccacatgcctttcaccgctcgtttgacttttgaatgaacaaataatgaagctgagtacgaggcctgtattttgggtattgagcaagccattgatctgagaatcaagatTCTGGACATCTTTagagattcagctctggtgatcaatcaagtgaatggtgattggaatactcttcagcccactctggtcccctacagagattacacgagaagactgttgactttcttcacaacagtaaaattgtatcatatacctcgtgaggagaaccagatggcagacgcacttgctactctatcctccatgatcaaggtaattcgttggaaccatgctcccaggatcgatgtgatacgccttgacagggccgcatatgtgtttgctgctgaactggtagtcgacgacaagccctggtatcacgatatcaagtgctttaTGAAGAATCAAGAGTATCCTGCAGGGGCATCGAACAACGacagaaaaactttgagaagattggcaggcagtttctttttgaacaaagacgatgtgctgtataagaggaacttcgacatggttttgctcagatgcgtggacagacacgaagcggacatgttaatgcaggaagttcatgaaggttcctttggtacccataCCGGCGGACATacaatggctaagaaattgttgagagcgggttattattggatgaccatggaatcagattgcttcaaatatgctcagaagtgtcataaatgccagatttatgctgataaggtgcatgtgccgccaaatcctctgaatgtgatgacttcgccgtggccgtttgctatgtggggcattgacatgattggaaaaattgagccgactgcttccaatgggcatcgcttcatccttgttaccatcgactatttcaccaagtgggtcgaagcagcgtcgttcgcgaatgtcaccagacatgtggttgcccgtttcatcaagaaagaaatcatttgtcgctatgggattcccgaaagaatcattactgataatggctctaatctcaacaacaaaatgatgaaggagttgtgtcagaacttcaacattcagcatcacaattcttccccttaccgccctaagatgaatggcgctgttgaggcggcaaataagaacataaagaagattgtgcagaagatggtcgttacgtacagagattggcatgagatgctacccttcgccttgcatgggtaccgtaattcagtacgtacgtcgattggggcaaccccttactccctggtgtatggtatggaagcaatcctacctgttgaagtggagattccttctctaagagtcctgttggatgtcaagttagacgaagccgaatggattcggacaaggttcaatgagttgagtcttatcgaagagaagcgaatgacagccatttgtcatgggcagttgtatcagagtcggatgaagagagcctttgatcagaaagtgcgtcctcgttgtttccaagtcggagatttagtgttgaaaaggatccttcctcctcagacagatcacaggggcaagtggactcctaactatgatggaccgtatattgttaccaaggtttttgatggtggggccttaatgcttgcaactatggatggtgaaaacttcacttcccctgtgaactcagacgcagttaaaaaatacttcgcataaaatagacccgctggataataaaaagaatagtccaggcaaaaaatgggcatcccgacgaaccaagaaaatgaaaaggctcgggcaaaaattagggattaaaaataaaaaagattgtacacccggtaagttgaaaacctgaaaaggcaacttaggcaaaaatgggtatcccggtggattgaaaacccgaaaagggcgatccaggcaacaattagggattaagcgaatgactgcgttctaagttagttctgaatctcatctcatgtcgatgactggaaattttcgaaaggtaggaaacagtccaatcaccttttcagaaggctgatcatctggaggatcttgaagacgggaagtcatagcagaattggaatCCAACAGAAATCCATTTaacattgccattagattaatttatgtttttatcttttgtgcgattacctctttccagggattgcttcctgatgtaaatgcctatttaGAGGCCAgtcaatcaataaaatcatgttattcagtatatctctgttttcattttcattttactgttttgtttgcaaaaatggcgtccgaatttttgataaacattgcatcatgacacataagggctttacaggtacatgcttaataaacatttaaaattgctgtaaattttgAGTGCTTTGGATCGTTTATTtagaacagataccctcggggcatctccttaaaatcccctgcagatgatcgtaAATATCTTCTCCAatgaagtcgccaacagacgaattcggtgtcttatccctgcagagctgatgagagtgttggattcttcaatacccagcaggttctcaccactgtactcCCCCAAGCGTTTGTCTCAGGACATACACTCCTCAGCGGAGTTaatagtgccagactgtatcttcctagcagaagtggctgctccttagagttcgaggctagatcgataatcccaatgccagatccatggtctctttccttgaagcagaacctcggtaccatatcggtgtttgcttcccatgctgagtcatctctcgtagattatggttgccagaaccaccATCGCTTCCCCAACAGCAGGTTGTCAGTGCCGTTCTCcccccagtcagaatctcggcatttcatcattgctagaacaccgtgtggcgggtcatttccccagatatttctttgcgctgtgcatctccagcagccttgctagagcccagaggatggtgatcatttccccaacagatccccttgcctcagcttaacattctacccagcatttcgcatccctgcatgtagaatcatattgcattgcattctcccaaatcgcgtagcatttccattttcatggagcattacgccattgaaaaattcaaacatacgcatgtaagcataaaacattctcggtatcccaagtgataagctagaagttgtttccagtactcagactgaagattgttcatgactcaccttggttatccccagcaagtgtcattggcccatgcacCGCCTCTATTATCcttccctatttctgccgatgctgacgggcatgaagttttccggtgtccagaccgaagtggcattcaggccagttttccggtatccagaccgaagtggcattcaagccagttttccggtatccagaccgaagtggcattcaggccagttttccggtatccagaccgaagtggcattcaggccagttttccggtatccataccggagtggcattcaggccagttttccggtatccagaccgaagtggcattcaggccagttttccggtattcagatcgaagtggcattcatgccagttttccggtatccagaccgaagtggcgttcaggccagttttccgatgttcagatcgaagtcctttccagtattcagactgatgagcggcattcaggccatggttatttatgtgttaccatttattttggtatccagtttaacattccTTGTCGGTATTCAGACggactttcaccgtaccagacggattcttctttcaagaccacctctttgccgattctgacaggcattgttacttcacttcacttcagtgcaaaattttgggcttttattgtattcaatcccttgatacctcgaaagtacgaaagccgctggcatcttctttccgggtctccagttgattgaataggggcagctgtaacaccccaaaatttgccctcctcattcatgcattcactttttaggccatttagcatttcataccacattgcatcatgtcaatcggaattagctccaaagagctcggacatcatccatgacactttgtgggttctacttaggaaaagacttgaggtaccgccaacagggccagatggggcctattcaccgtgcaaatcgctaggctggaagaagcaagaatctgctgctgagctgtcatgctcgctaggcgagcagatgcttcaCCTAGCGAAaagtactgtcatgctcgctaggcgagcaggtccttcgctaggcgaagggcgcacacttcagaaaatatcagaaagattttgggcttgagttgccctcttttgagcccactacccacgaaatcagtctataaatataAGAGTTGCAGTAGAGGACTAAACACTTGGAGTTTCACCAAAGAAAGGTCTTgagagaaggagacctaggaactactttgcagcaatcttcaggcagctctgagaagttcactccgaCTCACACACTCTTttgcctccgcctcacgcaaaccctaacagagcTTTGCAAATCCAGTCGCGTCGTTCGATCggtctctctcatcaggtatgcctttgttcctattactctatgcgTTGAATTTGAATACTATGAATGCATGAGGTAACATCAGGTTTTGCATACGGGTTTATGTTTGCGTATGAATATGTGAATAGTGTCTTGAATGTTTAATAATTTCGTTTCCGAAatgaatgccatagggtttggaatccttaaaatcgtactgttatcggtgggaaattcaaaacccgcaggcgctcgctagccgcttcgctaggcgagcacgcagcgaagcttcgctaagctttcgccAGGCGGTGCAGTAGCGAACGCAACAGTTTTCGTTTTTTCTTTGTTCTGtttgttctaacctgtcttgtgttgccatggcattgttttccttagatttcatcttgtttgtctaaccttttgtcgagtttttgtgaggactcacatactcttgcagggataccataCGGAGGTTCATTCAgattactcgtattgactgattttctttgatggtctagctggagagatctcagggttgctaatcctttaattgctgtaacttcagatctttatccgtgtggtaattttttccctttctcgtactttatcgctttattagctggaagacctcgataggaggcaatgtttgagccccttggtggcattttactttaagatacatgttttgtgtggtgaTCGTTTCCCCATGGGACACGAGGCTTCGaatagtctcccgtttgcatgccaattaaggtagcactgttccttcgcctaggacttcctttttgcatgtgcgttcctacaacgcgaacaaaccctaaaacccaaagcaacatgttatctccttctactacaggtgagtaagtctccaaaggtcgagcatccggtagattgcgtagtaacgttgttcgtccaaaacccaatccataaccccatagttagccgaactacggcttgctctgattctcattccagatgagatacgtaggcataagacgcgatgtcttagcgagcacacatccccccaacccataggtcagccgagctacgaagactctgattctcatattcagatgagatacgtatgcagtggatgcgacatccgcgcgagtcattttcatttaacccttttttttagtaaataaacacattaggtaaacccataccctttagacaagaaccacaaaagtggatcccgtagagtactacggatgcgtaggagtgctaataccttcccttcgcatgaccgactcccgaacccaagatttgattgcgagaccccgtcttgtcctttcctttttcaggtttacttcgagcgtttcctttcccttctttgggatgaataacgcacggtggagactcttctgtctttttctttcgccggttgtttttcgcacactgtatttttcaggttgcgacaccgAGACACACACATTTCGGTTTTCATTCGATGAATATACTATAATATTAGAAGATGTGTACATGTTATTGGGGTTGTCTATCGAGGGTAAGGCGGTAAATGGAAAAACCAACTATgtgaattcaatttgcatggaaCTCTTGGGTGCTAACTTATTAGATAATAACTagagaggtcaaggtatactcctttcacgccttaagaAATATTACAACAACTTACAGTTAGATAAAtattctaccgaagatgctcgaataataaaaattaggtgttatattatgcttttaattggtttatttttatttcccgaaggtagtggttctagtatgcatgttatgtatttacccttattaagacatgtagatagaataagaAGTTATAGTTGGGGTCCGCTTGTTTGgcttatctttatagctctttgtataaaaatgcacacaaagacacatctacattttctggatgcGCTGATTTGCTCAAAGCATGGGGTTGGTCCAAACTACCATCCCTAGCGCCCGTCAACCACAACCTATTCACATTCATGTACGGACAAAAATAAGTTCTTAACAATTAATGATATTTACTTGCTTTAtcgattattatctctaaataatatatttactttTTTGTGTGCAAATGGTCGGCtcgtggtatgagttacaacaggTATCCTAGACACTGTATTATCCAGTAAcacaatctcttggatcaccttcgaccagCAGATGTATTGCCATTAACCAAATTAATTcgtaataatttttttttaatatcaCCCATATCTAATATATTTTCACATTGCGGATCATTTGGCGTCCATAGCTAAacttggatcatgaccatgaaacCAACGAACAAGATGCAACtgtttggactgcatgcacaccgatcataaggTTCACCACTATGGAGATGCACCATAGTGGCCGTGTTAAATTGCAGTTTGGTATTGCTTtaacacatcccagatcccccgaTAAACCTCGAAGAATGACATATACGCAAGAGTTAACGACTAATGGAACTTTAACCCTTGGCAAggcttcgctagatctgagtgtcgaaAATGGAAGCACTAACAAGATCATGTCTTAAGTGATGTTGTGATATCAACCGAAGAAAAACTaactcgtaattatatggcttggtacagatcgattggatttgagttcctagtcgaggatatgtacctatacgactCATGCCGAgtaacttacacacaagaaggttcaacatctaaccccccACAACATTACCAGGCCGATTACTCACAACCCCTACCAATCCAAATTATCGGCCCACAAACAGACAAATATAAGACCTTAACATGCCAAACAtccaaccacaataccaagagtatccctcgtaccaccaccaacaagaAGATCAGCATCAAGACACCCAACATCActatgcacccaacacatcaccctaccataaccgccttagccaaaacacttAACGGTCATTTAACACCAACTGTCCCTCCTACTATAGtcaagaagcccaaacatcacaaaaccaaaacatgtaataaccatatggctaccaaacaccaaaacaaccatttcaacctttcctcgatgcATCATTACACCAATTTCGCCCTTCAATCGTCTTAGTCACCCTCTTATAACTCAAACACAACTCcactactctggcatgggtcacAAACTCAGTTATAGCGGTAGCGCTTCATTGCGTACACATGACTACGTGGATTTGTCTGAATATCTTAGGGAATCTCCAACAACTGGTGGTGATGTTCCTAGACCCTTAAATCCTCAAACACCTGGGGGTGAATCATCAACATGGGTTAGGGCCACACGTTCGGGTAGCTATGGGATATGGTATCGGAGGTCGGTTGGGTCATCTCGGTCATCGACATTAGTATTTTTGGTATTCTTATGTAAacgcatattaatattaatattaatttgTCTGATTTCgaattttaaataaaatatcCATAATTATACCCAAAAAAAATTACACAACACACATAGGTGTCAGATCAATTGGTGTCTCCTTTTATTCCTTACACATAGACGTCAGACCAATTGATGTCTTCTATTATTCCTTACACACAGACGTCAATTAAATTGACAATATTAGATGCAGAAGTCAATCCAATTGGCATCTACTCTTTAAATTAAAGAACAATCGCCAATTGATCAGGCACACGTATTTCAATATAGGATAACTTAAAAAAAGGTAATGTTAACTTGTGCCCTTGGGGCACATGTTAAAAAACCCACTAATAGAAAATTTATATTGAAAAAAGCAATAACACCATTAATTATAAAGTTCTATTAAATTCAACACACAATTTCCaataaatttttattatatttatcTCTTAACATGTGTCCTTGGGGCACAAGTTAACATTACCCTTTAAAAAATTATATGTGAATTATTTAGgatttctttaaaaaaattatgttatttaagtaaaaaaattcaaataaaatactATTAAAAATTAAATCAGTATATCTATAGATTGGAACAAGCACAAAGCGAAATCTATTACTATCATTTTCTTTATATACAAGAAAATTAGTAAAATTTAGTGAATGGAGATGCTTTTATTGTAATAATGTCGGAAATATGCACACTATCTACCACATAATTGACCAGTACTATATTTTCTTAATCCATAAGCATTTTTTTCTGGACGTTCTTAATTCCCAAGTTTTCATCTTAATCTCTTAAAcatttttaatttcatttatgttattttatttgattgtttcaattaatttttgaaaagaaaaaataaatattaaatcTAGTGACATAATACTAAAATATTAATATAAATCTaaattgatatatatatatatatatatatatatatatatatatatatatatatatatatatatatatccattAATTAATTGAAAGAATATTAAACCATATATTAAACCTTTTTATTAATAGTAAAGTAAAATTAAAATTAAACGCAAAGTGATTAAAATGATGAAGAAAACACATACGAAAAGATAAAAATTTCAATTTACATGAAACTAGTAATTCCTTCACCGTTGGGAAGTAGTTTCTGAAGCCAGTTTGGAAGCTAAATGACGTGGAAGCAAATGTCCCTGAGCGACAACCAAGGAATTATACATATGAACAAGCATTTTATCATCGTACTCCTTAGGTGGTTGGTTCCTCCCGAATCCACCGGTAGTGTCCCCAAAGCTACCCATTTTCACCACCTTGGAGTTAGCCAAAGCCACCATGATCCTCATATAGGAGTCTCTCACCGACACCATCCATTTCTTAGGGGAAGAGATTGTTGGGATTTTGATCTTAGGTGAGATTTTGATCCTCCATTTCCTCTTTGTTCCGGTGGTTGATTCTCCTCCTAGCTTCACCGTGTTCCTCTTTCGATTTGATTTGGTTACTCTTTGATATCCCTTTCTTCTCTTCCAGTATTTCTTGAAACCCTTTCTCATGCTGGCTGTGATGCCTTCCATTATGGCTCTCTTTGATGGATGAAACACGGAGATTTAATGAATGGGAACGGAACAACACTTAACAGATGGGGAGGTAGAGTAGAGAAAGTAGGGGGGTGGGTACAAAATTTATGAGGGAAAGCCACTTCACTTTGCTGCTTTTATAAGCTCCCATCCcatatatatataattttattttaaatgtACTAGTACTACATTATTGGGTAAGAATTTtaatattgtttttttatatGGTAAGAATTTATATCATTTTTCTTTAATCAAATTTTTGTTAGTTATGAGTTTAAATTCAGTCAACCGCCTCATTTTGTCTTTTACTTTTGTTTTAGTTTTAACTTTTTAATTAATCTTTTAAGTTAACAATAAATTTTATGTGTGTCTTAATAATAATTTTGTTTATATTTTTACCAATGTTAGAAATTTTTGGTGATTAAAAAgattaatttaaaatttaaaaaacaaaaataattaaaatattattaacCCAAAACATTAAAAAATATATGTTGGAATTTTTTTCACAATGGAGCATTGAACATTACGTAACTTCTTCTTTTTAGAGCAATACATTTGTGAGACACTGACCTGTTGACTTCCGATACAAATAAGTCGGTCCATTTTCTCGACCAAAAGActcatgataccatttgttgggggaATTTTTCACTAGagagcattgaacattgtgagacttccTTTCTTATAGAGCAACATCTTTGTGcgagacacaccacatattcagACAAAACTTTAAGATGATAGATGAGTGAATTCTCTAACTTATAAATATTTCAGTCTCCACATTTCTAACTAATGTGAGACTAttccacactactcacacttgatacattctcaatatatatatatatatatatatatatatatatatatatatatatatatatatatatatatatatatatatatatatatatatatatatatatatatatatatatatatatatatatatatatatatatatatatatatatatgatatttaatttttatataaaTCATGATATCAATTTTAAAGTATATATATTGAGATAACTCAACTTTAATTATTTCTTGattgtaaattttttttataaatatcAACAATTTACTTATATTAATGCATTAATATAAAAAAATGGATATCTTCAAATATTGAATCTTAAACTAGTATATACTTATTTAATTCAACTATCCAAAATTGATATTAAtaacaattaaaaaaaattaaaatatatattattaaaaaattaatttcaaatATATTAATgattaaaattaaatattttctATAACCATAATCTACATAtattgaagaaaaaaaattgtaTATAAACTAAAGAGGTGTGAATTCTGTTATGCCAACTCAGGTATGAACTAAAATTCTATTCACAATcatttgattaaaaaaataatatttgaaCATCATATATCTTACACAATATTTAATTTTACATATAAAACATTTTTCATTTCATTAAGTGGaagagaaaaaaatattaaaaaattagATAGTTGGAGTTAACATTGAACTTCAATGTTGCATGCAAAATAAGAGGAAGAAGATGAAATAATtgaaagagagaaagagagagaaaattttGTAACTaatttttcaaattcaaaatatCTGTTACAAATATAACTAGCTTTGAGTTTATATACATTAACCGAAATTCAAATACAAATCAAATGTAAACGAAATGAAAACTAAAACTAAAACAATCTTGAATTTGAATTATATTTAACACTATTtcttaattcatattcaagatTAAAAGTCAACAACGCCAATTTCATCCTCATGTTGATGAAGTACTTAGTTTTGATTGCCTTGGTCAGAGCATATGTAAGTTGCTTCTGAGTGTTGATGTGAACAACCTCAAGAACGCCATGTTGAACTTGATTGCATAGAAAATGATACTTAGTatcaatgtgcttgcttcttcCATGCAACATTGGATCCTTGTCAAGACTTATGGTTGATTTGTTGTCTATCATCAACCTAACCGGTTTGCTCACCTTGAACTTCAGTTCCTGCAACAAATTCATCAGCCAAACAGTCTGACATGCTGACAACGCACTAGCTATGTATTCAACTTCATAAGTTGACAATGCAATCACGGGTTGCTTCTTGTAGCACCAAAAAATGAGAGCTCCTAGATACATAAACATGTATCATGTAGTGTTTCTTCTGTCTATTATGTCCCTACACCAGTCATAGTCTAAGTAGCATATCAACTCAGCATCATTTGCCACTCCAAATGGAAACAAAACTTCATACCTCAGAGTCCCTTTTACATACCTTAATATCCTGACTACAACTTGGTAATGTGACCACTTTGATTTACTCATAAACCTATTTATCATTCCAACTACATAGCATA encodes:
- the LOC127131075 gene encoding uncharacterized protein LOC127131075, producing the protein MEGITASMRKGFKKYWKRRKGYQRVTKSNRKRNTVKLGGESTTGTKRKWRIKISPKIKIPTISSPKKWMVSVRDSYMRIMVALANSKVVKMGSFGDTTGGFGRNQPPKEYDDKMLVHMYNSLVVAQGHLLPRHLASKLASETTSQR